CATGACAGGGTCCGCAACGGGCCCTTTTTTGTCGGACCTTTCAATGGTCGATCGCACGCCCACGAGCCGGGCCATCGTGCGCAACCGCTCCGATCAGCGGCACGATGACGAAGCTCGTTTTCTTCGAAACTGGCTCAAGAATCCGCTCCGGATGGGTGCAGTGACGCCGTCCGGCCCGGTTCTCGCGCGCCGGATGGCTGGTTATGTCGACCCGGCCGGAACCGGGCCGGTGATCGAGCTTGGGCCGGGCACCGGGCCGGTCACCGCTGCGCTGGTCGAACGCGGGGTCAATCCCGCACGCCTGGTGCTGGTGGAATATTCCCCGGAGTTCTGCCGTCTGTTGCGCGAACGTTTTCCCCAGGCAACCGTTGTCCATGGCGATGCCTATGCGCTTGGCCGGACGCTTGCCGGCAAGCTCTCGGGTCCTGCCGACGCGGTTGTGTCCGGCCTGCCGCTGGTCACCCGGCCGGAGCCGGTACGCCTGAAGCTGCTGCATGACGCCTTCGGCCTGATGAAGCCGGGCGCGCCTTTCATCCAGTTCACCTATGCGGTGGTGTCGCCGGTGCCGTTGAAGGGCGCCGACTTTGCGGCCGAGCCGTCGGACCGGGTCTGGCGCAATATTCCGCCGGCGCGTGTCTGGGTCTATCGGCGCGGCTCATGAAATGATTCACGTGAAACACCTTCGAAGCCGGCCCCGTCCGGGCGTGTTTCGTCTCGGTCGGGACCGCAGACTGGCGCCCGCCTGATCCAGTTCGAGACGGTCACGGCTTAAGGCCTAGTCCGGCAGGCAATGCGCCTGCGGGAACGTGTAGATCCGTTCGTCGCCCAGCATGAAAGCGGAAAACCCCCGCGGGAACAGCGCTTCAATGGCGCCGCTGCGCACGTTCAAGCCACCGGTATAGGCGCCGAAGGCCGGCATGACGAGCCTTTGCCCGTCGCTGGCGAAGGCGCGTCGCCTGATGCCGCGGCCGCGGCCGCGCACCTTGGCGCAGGGATGAAAATGCCCGGCGATTTCGCCGCGGGCCGGCCTGGAGGAGGGCTGGTGAACGAAGACCAGCCCCTGCTCGTCGATTGTTGTGGCGTGCTCGCCCGGCAAGATGCCGCTCAAGGCCTCGTCGTGATTGCCCTCGATCCAGATCCAGGACAGGCCGCGCTGCAGGTCGCCGAGGGCTGTGCGGTCGCTGTCGGCAATCCGGTCGAGCGCCCCGCCGTCGTGAAAGCTGTCGCCGAGCGCAATGACCCGGCGCGGGCGAAACCGGTCAAGCGCCAGGGCCAGCATGGCAAGCGTCGCGGCCGTATCATAAGGCGGCAACAGGACGCCGCGCGCGGCAAAGCTCGAGCCCTTTTCCAGGTGCAGGTCGGAGACGACGAGAGTTTGCCTGTCGTCCCACCAGAGCGCGCCGGAACAGTCGACCACAAAGGCCTGGTCGGCGACCGGTATGATGGTTTCGGCGAGTTTCCGGGCCGGTGCGGCGGTCATCAGGTCATGCTCCGAGGCCAGCCTCGGCCAGAAGATCGGCCTCGGCTTCGGCGAGGATCGCGTCGGCGGCTTCGCCATGCACCGGCTCGCGGCCGATTTCCAGCATGACCGGCACGGCGAGCGGGGATATTCGTTCAAGCCGTTTGTGCACGATTCGCCCCTTGATGCGCGAGAGCATCTGGCCAAGGCGGGCGATATCGAGAAGCCCGGTTGCCGCATCGGCGCGCGCCGCTCGTAGCAGGATATGGCCCGGTTCGTGGCGGCGCAGCACGTCATAGACCAGATCGGTCGACAGGGTGACCTGCCGGCCGGTCTTTTCCTTGCCTGGATGGCGCCGCTCGATCAGGCCCGAGATGACCGCGCAGGCGCGGAACATGCGCTTCATCAACTGGCTTTCGGCGAGCCAGGCTTCCAGGTCGTCGCCCAGCATGTCCTGGTCGAACAGCGCCGCCATTGACAGCCGACCACTGGCGATGGCCTGGCCGATATCGGCCAGGCACCAGACCGACAGCGAATAGTCGGTCGCGACGAAACCCATTGGCTTCATGCCGGCGCGCTCGAGCCGGCGGGTCAAGAGCATCCCAAGCGTCTGGTGCGCCAGGCGGCCTTCGAAGGGATAAGCCACGAGATAAAATTTGGCGGCACGGGGAAATGTCTCGACCAGCAATTCGTCCCGGCCGGGGATCACCGAGACCCGGCGCTGCAGCTCCAGCCAGTCGGCGACGGGACGCGGCAGCTCCTTCCAGGCGGCCCGATCCGACAGCATGCGCCTGACGCTGTCGGCCAGGAAGGTCGAGAGCGGAAACTTGCCGCCGGAATAGGCCGGAATTCTCGGTTCTTTCGACGACGAGCGCGATGCGTAGACCTCGTCTTCGACCAGAGCGTCATATTGCAGGATCTCGCCGGCGAACAGGAAGGTGTCGCCGGGCACCAGGCCCTCGATGAAATATTCCTCGATCTCGCCGAGAACCCGGCCGCCGCGGGCGATCGGCCCGGCATAGCCGTGTTTCGGCTGGCGCGCCGAGCGGACGAGCCTGACCTTCAACATGGTCGATTCGACGATGGTGCCGATATTCATCCGGTATTGGGTGGCGAGCTTCGGGTGGGACAGGGCCCAGAGGCCGTTCTTGCCGAGCCGGATCTTGGCGAAGCGTTCGTAACTCTTCAGCGCATAACCGCCGGTGGCGACGAAGGCCAGGACATCGTCGAAATCGGCTCGGGCGAGGTCGGCATAGGGCGCGGCACTTCGCACCTCCCCATAAAGCGCCGCCGCGGCAAAGGGTCCTGCACAGGCGGTGCCCAGAATATGCTGCGCCAGCACGTCGAATGCGCCGGTGCGCAGCGGTGGCGTATCCTGCGCGCCGTCGCGCACGGCCTCGAGGGCCGCACGGCATTCCAGCACTTCGAAGCGATTGGCCGGCACCAGCACCGCTTGTGAGGCTTCGTCGAGCCGATGATTGGCCCGGCCGATCCGCTGCATCAGCCGGCTCGCCCCCTTTGGCGCGCCGACATTCAGCACGAGGTCGACATCACCCCAGTCGACGCCGAGATCCAGCGACGAGGTGCAGACGACCGCCTTCAGCCGGCCTGCCGCCATGGCGTCCTCGACCCGCCGGCGCTGGGCGACATCCAGGGAGCCGTGATGCAGGGCGATCGCCAGGCCGTCGTCATTGATGCCCCACAACGACTGGAACAGCATTTCCGCCTGTGAGCGGGTGTTGACGAAAACCAGCGTGGTGCGATGGACCTTGATCGCCTCGTAGATTTCGTGAAGCGCATGTTTCGCCGAATGGCCAGACCAGGGCAGGTGCGCACGTGTCTCCAGCATGGAGACATCGGCGCGCGCGCCGCCTTCCGCGACGACGATTTCGGCAAGTGGCCGGCTTCGATGCTGTGGCACCAGGAACCGCGCGAGATCGGCGGGATCGGCAACGGTTGCCGACAGGCCGACGGCCTGGAGATCGGGGGCCAGCTCGAACAGGCGCGCCAGGCCAAGCGACAGGAGGTCACCGCGCTTCGACGTGACCAGCGCGTGCAATTCATCGAGCACGACGCGCTTCAGGCCAGCGAACAGAAGGGGCGCGTCGGCGCTGGCGATCAACAGGGCCAGCTGCTCGGGTGTCGTCAGCAGGATCTGCGGCGGATCCGCACGTTGGCGCAGCCGCTTGGCCGCCGGCGTATCGCCGGTCCGCGTCTCGATGCGCATGGCAAGGCCCATCTCGGCAACCGGCTTGTACAGATTGCGCGCAACGTCGACGGCCAGCGCCTTCAGCGGCGAGATATAGAGGGTGTGCAGGCCGGAGCGCTCGCGTGGCCTGGCCGCGCTCAACTCGACAAGGCTCGGCAGGAAGCCGGCCAGCGTCTTGCCGGCTCCGGTCGGTGCCACCAGCAGCACCGATCGTCCGGTCCGGCCGAGCGCCAGAAGCTGCAGTTGATGCGCTCGGGGCGTCCAGCCACGGCTGGCGAACCAGCCGCCGAAGCGCTCCGGCAGCACGGTCGCGTCCTTCAGGGTCTCGGTCGAGCGCGCGGACATGACCCCAAGAACTAAACGCGAACAGCGCGGAGGTCGAGAGGCGCCGTCCAAGCGCGCCATTCATGCCAGGATTGATTTGCGCGCGGCTGCTTCTGATGCTCTGAGGGCGGCAGGTCGCGTCAGCGCGCCATTGCCGGAGCCTGCCATGATTGCCACCCGCCTGATCACCTGCCTCGCCGCCCTGATCGGCGCGGCAGGCGTTGTGCTCGCTGCCCTCTCAACCCATGCCTATGCCGGCACCAGCCTGAACGTGGCCGCGAGCATGCTGTCGCTGCACGCCCCGGCCATTCTCGCGCTTGCGATCGGCGGCAGGGCGGGTGTGTTGCACGCTCCCACGTCGGTGGTCGCCGCCTGGGGCCTGATCGTCGGTGTCTTGCTCTTTTCCGGCGATCTCGGCTGGCGCGCCTATTCCGGCGCGGCGGCGTTTCCGATGGCGGCGCCGTCAGGCGGTGTCGTGCTGATCGCCGGCTGGCTGATCGCTGCCTTGTCCGGTCTCATCGGCCAGGCGCGCCGCGCCTGAGCCGGGCCGGATCGCATCATTCGACCGGCTGCGGCCCGACATAGCGGGCGCGCGGGCGGATCAGCGTGCCGTCCTGCTGCTGTTCCAGCGCATGGGCGATCCAGCCAACCGTGCGGCCGACGGCAAACAGGGCCAGAGCCGAGCCCGCGGCGAGCCGCAGCGCCCGGCAGGCCGAAACCAGCGCGAAATCGATATTGGGATCGCGCCGGCCGATTTCGTCCATCGCCGCGATCAGCGCCGCGCGCGTCGGGTCGGCCGGCAGCAGCGCAAGCAAGGCCCGCGCCCGCGGGTCGCCACCCGGATAGAGCGGATGGCCGAAGCCCGGCAGCCGGTCGCCGCGTCTCAGCCGTTCTTCCACCACCCGGGTGGCGTCGCCGATACGTTCGGCTTCGTCGAACAGGATCTCGACCAGGCTGGTCGTACCGCCGTGCAGCGGCCCGGACAGCGCTCCAAGGCCGCCGAGGAGACAGGCCGTCAGCGAGGCCCCGGTGGAGGCGACGACCCGGACCGCGAAAGCCGAGGCGTTCGATTCATGGTCGGCCAGCAGCACCATGGCGGCGCGGATGATCTCCGCATCCGCGGGTCCGACGCCCCAGGCATGGGCCATCTGAAGGTGGATCGGCTGCGGACCTGTCGCGGTACCGGTGACGCCAGCCGCCATCAGGCGCAGCAACGTGGCCGCCTCGGGCCACAGCCGGCGTATATCGCGCTGCCAGATCATGCGCGTGTTGACACCGCGCTCGGCCAACAGCGCAAGGCAGCGATCGATCGGATGCGCGCCAGCCGCCATGGCCGGCGCCGGCAGGTCGGACGTATCGGCGAACGGGTCGTTCGGTTCGCATTGCCAGAGCAGGCGCGCGGCGTCCTCGACCGTTGCGGCCTTGGCGAGCTCGACCGCATCCCGGCCGCGATAGAACAGGCGGTTGTCCTCGATCAAGGTGATGCCCGACGACAGCGCCGGTGGCCCCCAGTCGAGGCTTGCCCCGGCAATCTGCTCGGGTTTGCGGCCGCGCGCCTTGGTTTTGGCCAGCCGCGCGATGTCGGCGGCCCGGTAGACGCTTCGCCGCGGATCGTCGACGTCCGGACGCGCCTGGATCAGGCCGCGGCTGACATAGGCATAAAGGCTGGCCCGGGCAATGCCGAGCATGGCGGCAGCGGTGTTGGCGTCGAGGAACCGGTCGAGCGTCATGGCTTTCAGGTCCGGGCATAATATATTGATTACCTGAATCAATATTGACGATATGAATTTGAAGCGCAAGCTGGCGATCCGAAAATGACGAGGTATTGCCATGTCTTCAGGTCTCGATGACGTCATCGCCGCTGAAACCGTTCTGAGCCATGTCGACGGCGCCGCCGGCCGGCTGATCGTTCGCGGGTTCGATCTGGACGAGCTCGCCGGGCAGCGAAGCTTCGAAGCGGTGCTGGCCTTGCTCTGGGACGGTTTCGTGGCCGAATCGATGGATGAACAGGCGATCCGCGCGGCGCTCGGCAAGGCCCGTGTCGCCGCTTATGCGACCGTCGGCAGGCTGATCGCCGCGACCGACGGGCTGTCCGCGGTCGAATCGCTCCGGCTGCTGCTCGCAGCCCTGCCGGATGCCGAGCCGACGCCTCACCATGTCCTGGCGGTTGCCGCCGTTCCGGTCTTTGCCGCCGCGATCGCCCGCCGCAAGCGCGGCCTCGCTCCGGTCGCACCCGACGAGAGCCTCGGCCAGGCCGAGGACTGCCTGCGAATGATGCGCGGACAGGCCGTTCCGGCAGCCCATGCCCGGGCGCTCGAGGCCTATCTCGTCACCGTCGCCGATCACGGGCTCAATGCCTCGACCTTCGCCGCGCGGGTCATCGCCTCGACGCGCGCCGGCTTGCTGTCGGCCGTGGTTGGCGCGCTTTGCGCGCTGAAGGGGCCGCTGCACGGCGGGGCACCCGGCCCGGTTCTCGATATGCTCGATGCCATTGGCACTCCGGCCAATATCCGGCCATGGCTTGCTTCGGCGCTTGCCGATGGCGCGCGCCTGATGGGTTTCGGCCACCGGATCTACCGGGTGCGCGACCCGCGCGCCGATGTGCTGAAGGGCGTCGCCGCCGATCTCAGCCTCGGCAACAACCGGATCCGTTTCGCCGAGGAGGTGGAAGCCGGCGCCCTCGAGCTGCTGCGCGAGCACAAGGCCGGGCGGTCGCTCGACACCAATGTCGAGTTCTATACCGCCCTGGTTCTCGAAGCCCTGGAGCTGCCGCGCGACAGTTTCACCAATGTCTTCGCGACCGGTCGCGTCGCCGGCTGGACCGCCCATGTCCTCGAGCAGGAGCAGAGTGGCCGGATCATCCGTCCGCAGTCGCATTATACCGGCCCGATGCCCGGACAGCTGCACGCGGCCTGAGCCGCCATGGCGCGGTGACCGGTCACCGCGCCAGCAAGCCCGTCGGGAGATGCAAGGCCGTCGCGCGGGACTGCTGCTGTTTTGTGCAGGTGGAGAATGTTAACCTCTCCGGCCCTGCCCTTGATGGTGCCGACTTGCTGCAAAAGACATCACCTGCACCCAACCGGGCTTCGTCGTCCGAAATCGACGGCCCGGCCGCCTGGATGCGTCTTCTGGTGGCGCTGGCGCTCGGCACCATCGGCGGTGTCGGCATGTGGTCGGTGGTCGTCGTGCTGCCCGCAGTGCAGGCGGATTTTGGCATCGCGCGCGGCGACGCCTCCCTGCCCTATACATTCACGATGATCGGCTTCGCCCTCGGTGGCGTGCTGATGGGCCGGCTGACCGATCGTTTCGGCATCATGTTCCCGGTGATGGGCGGCGGCCTGGTCATGGGCCTCGGTTATGTGATCGCCGGACTGGCGCCCAATGTCTGGGTGTTCGCGGCGGCCCACGGCCTGCTCATCGGAATGTTCGGTGCGGCCGCCGTATTCGGGCCGCTGATGGCGCATGTCTCGCTGTGGTTCCACAAGCGGCGCGGGATCGCCGTCGCGCTCTGCGCCTGCGGCAACTACATCGCAGGCGCAGTCTGGCCGCAGGTGGTTCGTTTCGCGCTCGAATCGGTCGGCTGGCGCATGACCCATATCGCGATCGGCATTTTCGTCGCGGTGACGATGGCGCCACTTGCGCTGCTGTTGCGTCGGGCCCCGCCGCCGGAGCCGGTCACGACCAGCGCCTCGCCCCATATCCGCAAGACCGCGGGCCTCGGGCTGCAACCGAACAGCTTGATGTGGCTCCTCGCCGTTGCCGGTGTTGCCTGCTGTGTTGCCATGGCCATGCCGCAGGTCCATATCGTCGCCTATTGCGCCGATCTCGGTTACGGCGTCGCGCGTGGCGCGGAAATGCTGTCCTTGATGTTGGCCTTCGGTGTCGTCAGCCGGGTCGCCTCGGGCTTTATCGCCGACCGGATCGGCGGGCTTGCGACATTGCTTCTCAGCGCGGTTCTCCAGGGGGTGGCGCTGTTGCTGTTCCTGACCTCGGACGCTTTAACGCCGCTCTATATCTTCTCGATCCTGTTCGGCCTGTTCCAGGGCGGCATCGTGCCGAGCTATGCCATTATCGTGCGGGAATATTTCCCGGCGGGCGAGGCCGGGGTGCGGGTGGGCGTCGTGTTGATGGCGACCCTTCTGGGCATGGCTCTCGGCGGTTGGATGTCGGGCGTCATCTACGACCTGACCCAGTCCTACCAGGCCGCCTTCGTCAACGGCATCCTGTGGAACCTGCTCAACGTGGCGATTGTCGGCTGGCTCTTGTTCCGGCGCGAGCGGATCACCCGACGGGCCTGAGCGGCGGCCTGGCATTCTCGACGGCGCTGCCGCGATGTGGCCAATCTTGCCGCGCGGTTCCAAGGGCCGCTGGCCCCCAGGCGGGAGGCAGACATGAAAGGCATCACCCGGATCGGCATCGACGTTCCCCATGTCGAGCAGCTTTTCACCACCTTCGATCCATCGCCGTTCCATGAGCACAACCTGAACCGGCCGATCGGCCAATATATCGTCTCCCAGGCCTGGGACGCGCCGCGCGGCGACGGTTTCATCATCGACCTCTCCGAAAATGGCCAGCCGGCCGCACGGGCGACCACCAGCAAGCTGGAGAAGGTGGTCGACGTGCATTTTGGACGCCTTGCCACCACCGAGCACCAGAATTTGCGCCGGCTGCTGCGGCGCGGGGTGATTTCGCTGATGATCGGATTGTGCGTGCTCGCCGCCTGCACGGCACTGGCCCAGGTGGTCGACGCTGCGCCGATCCGTGACGGCTGGCGCGAGGGCCTGCGCGACGGGCTTTCGGTGTTCGGCTGGGTCGCCAACTGGCGGCCCGCCGAGATCCTGCTCTACGACTGGTGGCCGGTGCGCCGGTCGCGCAACCTTTATCGCAGGCTGGCGGCGGCCGAGGTGGTGCCGGCCGGCGGGCCGCGGCTCGCGCCCGCGCCGCCGCTCAGTTCGAGCCCATCAGACGGATGGCGGCCGGCCCCATGATGACGATGAACAGGCAGGGCAGGAAGAACAGGATCATCGGCACGGTCAGCTTGGGCGGCAGTCCCGCGGCCTTTTTTTCCGCTTCGGACATGCGCATGTCGCGATTTTCCTGGGCCATGACGCGCAGCGTATTGGCCAGCGGCGTGCCGTAGCGCTCGGACTGGATGAGCGCCATGCAGACTGCCCGCACCCCGTCGAGATCGGTGCGCTTGGCGAGGTTTTCATAGGCGAGCCGGCGATCCTGCAGGTAGCTGAGCTCGGCCGTCGTCAGCGTCAGTTCCTCGGCCAGCGGCACCGATTGGGTGCCGATCTCGCCGCTGACGCGCCTGAATGCGACTTCGATCGACATGCCGCTCTCGACGCAGATCAGCATCAGATCCAGGGCGTCGGGAAAGGCCCGCCGGATCGAGGTCTGCCGGCGCGCGATCTGGTTTTTCAGGAACAGCATCGGCAGCTGCAGGCCAATATAGGCGGCAAACAGGGCAAGCAGCAGCCGGACGATCGCCGGTTGCTGAAGATCGTTGATAACAAAGAGATAAAACAGCGCCACCATGAAGGTGATGACCGGCACCACCAAGCGGAAGAGCAGGAAGGCGACATAGGGACCCTGGCCGCGGTGGCCGGCCTGCATGAGCTTGTCACGCGCCTCGTCCTGGGCGAGGTGTTTGGTCAGCTTCAGCGTCTCGACGATCGACAGCATCCAGGCCTTCGGTGTCGGCCGGACATTGATCCGCTCGCCGCTGGCGAGCCGCGCGCGCTCACGTTCGCGAATGCGGCTGCGCTCGACCGAGACCGCTTTCATGCGCCGGCCGAGATTGTCGCCGGCAAGCAGCGGCATGGTGAAGGTCAGGACGGTCGCGCCCACCGCGATGGCGATGAGCAGCTGGATCATGAAATCCCGGTCGTGAAGCTTCTCGATGAGGAGGCCCAGCATGTCAGCTCTTCCGCATCAGAAATCGAAGTTGATCATTTTGCGCATGACCAAGACGCCGGTGAACATCCACAACAGGCAGCCGGCAAGCATCATGCGGCCCATGTCGGTCGTCCACAGAAGCGAAATATATTGCGGCGTCGACAAGTAGACGAAGATCATCACGCCTGGCGGCAAGCAGGCGATGATCCCGGCCGAGGCCTTGGCTTCCTGCGACATCGAGACGATCTTCGCCTTCATCTTCTTGCGGTCGCGCAGCACCTTGGACAGGTTGCCGAGGCTCTCCGCCAGATTGCCGCCGGCCTTTTGCTGGATCGATACGACGATGCAGAAGAAATTGGCTTCCGCGACCGGCATGCGCTCGTAGAGCTTCAGCACGGCCTCGTGCAAGGGAATGCCCATCGTCGTCTGTTCGATGATGTGGCGGAATTCGGCTTTCACCGGCTCTTGCGCCTCGGTTGCGACAATGCGCAGGCAATCACCCAGCGGCAGGCCTGCCTTGACGCCGCGCACGATGACGTCGACGGCATTGGCGAGCTCGTTCAGGAAAGCGACCAGCCGGCGTTTCTTCAGGAAGCTCAGGAGCCACTGCGGCAAACCGACGCCCAGCGCCAGTCCGGCGGCCAGCGCCCAGAGGGGCCCAACACCGAAGACCACGGCCCCCAGGAAGCCGAGCACCGCGAGAACACCCGAGAACATAAGGAAACGGTTCTTCGACCAGGTCAGCCCGGCCTGGGCGATGCGCACCGACAGCGGTGGCCGGCTCGCATTGTTCTGACGCCGGTCGATTTCCTTCAGCGTCTCCTCGACGCTCGGCCGTTTCACTGCTGGCTCGTCCGCCTTGCGAACCGCGCGAGCCGTCGTGCCGGCAACGGCCTCGCGCCGCTCGTCGGCCTTCACTTCGCCGGAGAGGGATGGATAGATCAGGGCATAGGCGAGCCCACCGGCGCAGAGGACCGCCAGCCCGATAATCGCCAGGGTGTCGATCTCGAACATCGCCTACCTCATCGGCTCGTCGACATCGGCCGCGTCGAGCGCCGCGGCCAACCTCTTGTCCTCGCCATAATAGCGAGCGCGATCCCAGAAACGCGGACGGCCGATGCCGGTCGAACGGTGGCGGCCATTGATCTTGCCATGCTCGTCCTCACCCAGCATTTCGTAGACGAACAGATCCTGGGTAATCGGCGTATCGCCTTCGAGCCCCATCACCTCGGTGATGTGGGTGATCCGGCGCGAGCCGTCGCGCAGGCGAGAGGCCTGCACGATGATATCGACCGAGCCGACGATGATCTCGCGCACCGTCTTGGCCGGCAGCGTATAGCCGCCCATGGCGATCATCGATTCCATGCGGCTGAGACATTCGCGCGGGCTATTGGCGTGGATCGTGCCCATCGAGCCGTCGTGACCGGTGTTCATCGCTTGCAGAAGGTCGAACACTTCGGGACCGCGGACCTCGCCGACGATGATCCGTTCGGGGCGCATGCGCAGGCAGTTTCTGACCAGTTCGCGCATGGTCACCTGGCCTTCGCCTTCGAGATTGGGCGGCCGGGTTTCCAGGCGTACGACATGCGGCTGCTGCAATTGCAGCTCGGCAGCGTCCTCGCAGGTGATGATCCGCTCGTCGCTATCGATATAGCGGGTCAGGCAATTGAGCAGTGTCGTCTTGCCCGAGCCGGTGCCGCCCGAGACGACGATATTGCAGCGTACCCGGCCGATGATCTTGAGAACCTCGGCGCCCTCGGGCGAAATCGAACCGAACTTGACCAGCTGCTCGAGCGTCAGCTTGTCCTTCTTGAATTTGCGGATGGTCAGCGCAGCACCGTCAATGGCAAGCGGCGGAGCGATGACGTTGACGCGTGAGCCGTCGGGCAGGCGGGCATCGCAGATGGGCGACGATTCATCGACGCGCCGGCCGACCTGGCTGACGATACGCTGGCAGATGTTCATCAACTGCGAGGCGTCGCGGAACCGGATACCGGTCCGCTGAATCTTGCCGGCGACCTCGATATAGACCGTGTTCGGGCCATTGACCATGACGTCCGAGATGTCGTCGCGGGCCAGCAGCGGCTCGAGCGGCCCGTAGCCGAGAACGTCGTTGCAGATGTCCTCGAGCAGGTCCTCCTGTTCGGCGATCGACATCACCACGTTCTTGATGGTGATGATCTCGTTGACGATGTCGCGGATTTCCTCGCGCGCCGACTGGCCGTCGAGCTTGGCGAGCTGCGACAGGTCGATCGCTTCGATCAGCGCACCGAAGACCTGGCCCTTGGTCTCGTAAAAGCTCGCGGAGCGCTGCCGTTCGTCCGACGGCGGCGGCGCGGCCGGCGCGGCCGGGGCCATCGGCGCAAGCGGCGGCGAGGCGACACTCGGCGAGAACCGTGCCGCCGGATCCGGCGCACGCGAGGCGCTGGTCGATGACGGGCGTTCGAGCGTGCCCACACCCTGCGAGGGGGGGCGTCCGCTTCCCGATCCCGTTGTGCCGCGCTTTCCGAACATGGTGCGTCAGATCCCCGGCCGTCAGGCCTTCTTGCGTCGCTGCGTCAGTTTTTCGAGCAATGGCGTGAGCGGAGCGAGCAGCCCCTGGCGTGTCTTGCGCGTGTCGTGGCGGCCGGTCATGGCCAGGGCAAGCTCGGTGAACTGGCCCGAGACCTTATGGCCAGGTTCCATCTCGGCGATCATCTGGCCGTTATTGGCCGCCGTGCCGAACAGTTGCGGCTCGAATGCGATGACCGAAACCGGATCGGCCTCCAGCGCCTTGGCGAAATCGACCGGCTTGATCTCCGGGCGTTTGGCAACGCCGATCTGGTTCAGCAGATAGCGCGGCGCCGAATCGTTCGGTCGCGAGGCCCGCAACAGGTCCATCATGTTCTTGGCATTGCGCAGATTGGCGAGATCCGGCGCGGCGACGACCAGGATCTCGTCGGCATTGGTCAGAGCGCGCTTC
This portion of the Phreatobacter stygius genome encodes:
- a CDS encoding type II secretion system F family protein, coding for MLGLLIEKLHDRDFMIQLLIAIAVGATVLTFTMPLLAGDNLGRRMKAVSVERSRIRERERARLASGERINVRPTPKAWMLSIVETLKLTKHLAQDEARDKLMQAGHRGQGPYVAFLLFRLVVPVITFMVALFYLFVINDLQQPAIVRLLLALFAAYIGLQLPMLFLKNQIARRQTSIRRAFPDALDLMLICVESGMSIEVAFRRVSGEIGTQSVPLAEELTLTTAELSYLQDRRLAYENLAKRTDLDGVRAVCMALIQSERYGTPLANTLRVMAQENRDMRMSEAEKKAAGLPPKLTVPMILFFLPCLFIVIMGPAAIRLMGSN
- a CDS encoding type II secretion system F family protein — its product is MFEIDTLAIIGLAVLCAGGLAYALIYPSLSGEVKADERREAVAGTTARAVRKADEPAVKRPSVEETLKEIDRRQNNASRPPLSVRIAQAGLTWSKNRFLMFSGVLAVLGFLGAVVFGVGPLWALAAGLALGVGLPQWLLSFLKKRRLVAFLNELANAVDVIVRGVKAGLPLGDCLRIVATEAQEPVKAEFRHIIEQTTMGIPLHEAVLKLYERMPVAEANFFCIVVSIQQKAGGNLAESLGNLSKVLRDRKKMKAKIVSMSQEAKASAGIIACLPPGVMIFVYLSTPQYISLLWTTDMGRMMLAGCLLWMFTGVLVMRKMINFDF
- a CDS encoding CpaF family protein, giving the protein MFGKRGTTGSGSGRPPSQGVGTLERPSSTSASRAPDPAARFSPSVASPPLAPMAPAAPAAPPPSDERQRSASFYETKGQVFGALIEAIDLSQLAKLDGQSAREEIRDIVNEIITIKNVVMSIAEQEDLLEDICNDVLGYGPLEPLLARDDISDVMVNGPNTVYIEVAGKIQRTGIRFRDASQLMNICQRIVSQVGRRVDESSPICDARLPDGSRVNVIAPPLAIDGAALTIRKFKKDKLTLEQLVKFGSISPEGAEVLKIIGRVRCNIVVSGGTGSGKTTLLNCLTRYIDSDERIITCEDAAELQLQQPHVVRLETRPPNLEGEGQVTMRELVRNCLRMRPERIIVGEVRGPEVFDLLQAMNTGHDGSMGTIHANSPRECLSRMESMIAMGGYTLPAKTVREIIVGSVDIIVQASRLRDGSRRITHITEVMGLEGDTPITQDLFVYEMLGEDEHGKINGRHRSTGIGRPRFWDRARYYGEDKRLAAALDAADVDEPMR